In Synechococcus sp. PCC 6312, one genomic interval encodes:
- a CDS encoding peptidase domain-containing ABC transporter, giving the protein MNTFDLKSAVQEFLAHTPPFGELSAATQLALSQQFQPQRFPMGRGMLAPNKRPSQFYLIFQGQVRLLGRDQNQDVPPTLKMLQPGEAVGWSGLVRQHGCEGAIASTDTIALVLTGSEFLAWLAQEPHLDQYYRERASLAEVYELLGHALGPQALEPQKMRHLLTDIYPQAQLKIIPATTSQPPLRLELEPDYRWLLSSGTWPGLEIGQSISPTLTSAPQNNNNPVRLIGLPIAALPQIQPQAPAASLSIPAAQTTIPTTATTLAWEMIPEAPLEPPEPELTDRQTPTNYPFIAGKGSLDASQACFAMLAEHFNLPFRKDIIRRVLENQLGQQDNKISLTTAGVISELMGLRAQLLEVPKTVIQRVPTPFLACWDSQLLLVYEISAQGVVVAAPEQGLLRQTLPVFLAPWDGETISLIQLEKTGDTPQKKFDWRWFLPAIQKHRRVLIEVFIASFFVQLFGLANPLVTQVIIDKVLVKNSPDSLHVLGILLVVVAVFEALLSSFRTYLFVDTTNRIDLTLGTQVIDHLLRLPLKYFDRRPVGELATRVNELENIRQFLTGTALTVVLDAVFSVIYIVVMILYSWLLTLIALATVPIFGLLTFIFSPVIRNQVRVKAERNAETQAYFTEVITGIQTVKSQNIELKSRWQWQDRYSRFVSAGFNAVITSTTAGSMSRFLSQLSNLLLLWVGAYLVLEQKLTLGELIAFRILAGYATSPLLRLIQLWQNFQETALSLERLSDILDSPQEVKEEDRGNIPLPAIQGAICFQDVCFSFAGKGNLQLKHIHLNVEPGTFVGIVGQSGSGKSTLMKLLMRLYEVDSGQITIDQYDVSKVDLYSLRQQVGMVLQDSLLFDGTVQDNIALARPDATPEEIVTAAKLAYAHDFIMDLPVGYNSRVGERGAALSGGQRQRIAIARVILQDPRLLILDEATSALDYLAEHTVFTNLRQTFGDRTVFFVTHRLRSLVGADRIVMMDQGTVVEQGTHAELMDLRGQYYCLYQQQEAAAV; this is encoded by the coding sequence ATGAATACCTTTGATCTCAAAAGTGCTGTCCAAGAATTTTTAGCCCATACCCCGCCCTTTGGGGAACTCTCAGCCGCAACTCAGTTGGCCTTGTCCCAGCAGTTTCAGCCGCAGCGGTTTCCGATGGGCCGGGGAATGTTGGCTCCCAATAAGCGTCCGAGCCAGTTCTACCTGATTTTTCAGGGACAAGTCCGGCTGCTGGGGCGAGACCAAAACCAAGATGTACCGCCAACACTGAAAATGCTCCAACCGGGAGAGGCAGTTGGCTGGAGTGGCCTGGTGCGACAACATGGCTGTGAAGGGGCGATTGCTTCCACGGATACGATTGCTTTGGTTTTAACGGGATCAGAATTTTTGGCCTGGTTAGCCCAGGAACCCCATTTAGATCAGTACTATCGGGAGCGGGCAAGTTTAGCCGAGGTTTATGAACTATTGGGTCATGCCTTGGGCCCCCAGGCCTTGGAACCGCAAAAAATGCGCCACTTGCTGACGGACATTTATCCCCAGGCCCAACTCAAAATTATTCCAGCCACCACATCACAACCCCCTCTCCGACTGGAACTAGAACCGGATTATCGCTGGTTACTCAGTAGTGGCACTTGGCCCGGCCTGGAGATTGGGCAGAGCATTTCCCCGACACTCACCAGCGCGCCCCAAAATAACAACAACCCCGTTCGTCTGATTGGCTTACCCATTGCCGCCCTGCCCCAAATCCAACCTCAAGCCCCTGCCGCCTCACTATCCATCCCTGCGGCCCAGACCACGATCCCCACCACTGCAACAACCCTGGCCTGGGAGATGATTCCGGAAGCCCCCCTCGAACCACCCGAACCGGAATTGACAGACCGGCAAACACCCACTAATTATCCGTTTATTGCTGGAAAAGGCTCTCTAGACGCATCCCAGGCCTGTTTTGCCATGTTGGCTGAGCACTTTAATCTGCCTTTTCGTAAAGATATTATCCGCCGGGTGCTTGAAAATCAACTCGGACAACAGGACAATAAAATCTCCCTGACCACGGCTGGAGTCATTAGTGAACTCATGGGTCTGCGGGCGCAACTGTTAGAGGTTCCCAAAACGGTCATCCAACGGGTTCCGACTCCCTTTCTGGCCTGTTGGGACAGTCAACTCCTCTTGGTTTATGAAATTTCGGCCCAAGGGGTGGTGGTGGCGGCTCCTGAGCAGGGCTTACTCCGGCAAACGTTACCGGTCTTCTTAGCTCCTTGGGATGGCGAGACGATTTCCTTAATTCAACTGGAAAAAACCGGCGATACACCCCAGAAAAAGTTTGATTGGCGTTGGTTTCTCCCAGCAATTCAAAAGCATCGGCGAGTTTTAATTGAAGTTTTTATTGCCTCGTTCTTCGTCCAACTCTTTGGCCTGGCTAATCCCCTCGTCACCCAAGTCATTATTGATAAAGTTCTGGTCAAAAACAGTCCCGATTCTCTCCATGTCTTGGGAATTCTCTTGGTGGTTGTGGCCGTCTTTGAAGCCCTCCTCAGCAGTTTCCGCACCTATTTGTTTGTGGATACCACCAACCGCATTGACTTAACTTTGGGAACTCAGGTTATTGATCATCTGTTGCGCCTACCGTTGAAATATTTTGACCGCCGGCCTGTGGGGGAACTGGCTACCCGCGTCAATGAATTGGAAAACATTCGCCAATTTTTAACCGGAACCGCCCTGACCGTGGTCTTAGATGCCGTCTTTTCGGTGATCTATATCGTGGTCATGATCCTCTATAGCTGGTTACTGACTCTGATTGCCTTAGCCACTGTGCCAATTTTTGGCCTGTTGACCTTTATTTTCTCCCCCGTAATTCGCAATCAAGTCCGCGTCAAAGCCGAGCGCAACGCCGAAACCCAGGCCTACTTTACGGAAGTGATCACGGGCATCCAAACCGTTAAATCCCAAAACATTGAACTCAAATCCCGTTGGCAGTGGCAAGACCGTTATTCCCGGTTTGTTTCGGCTGGTTTTAATGCGGTGATTACCTCGACGACAGCGGGTTCCATGAGTCGGTTTCTCAGTCAGTTGTCTAACTTACTCCTGCTCTGGGTCGGAGCCTATCTCGTCCTTGAGCAAAAATTAACCTTAGGAGAATTAATTGCCTTTCGGATTTTGGCCGGCTATGCCACAAGTCCCCTTTTGCGCCTGATTCAACTGTGGCAAAACTTCCAGGAAACGGCCCTCTCCTTAGAACGGCTCAGCGATATTTTAGATTCTCCCCAAGAAGTCAAGGAAGAAGACCGGGGCAACATTCCTCTGCCAGCCATCCAAGGGGCCATTTGCTTTCAGGATGTTTGTTTCAGCTTTGCGGGCAAAGGCAATCTTCAACTCAAGCATATTCATCTGAACGTTGAGCCGGGAACCTTTGTCGGGATCGTTGGTCAAAGCGGCTCCGGCAAAAGCACCCTGATGAAACTATTAATGCGTCTCTACGAGGTTGATAGCGGGCAAATCACCATTGATCAATACGATGTCAGTAAGGTGGACCTCTATTCCCTCCGTCAACAGGTGGGGATGGTGCTACAGGATAGTTTGCTCTTTGATGGCACGGTACAAGACAATATTGCCCTGGCTCGCCCCGATGCTACTCCTGAAGAAATTGTCACCGCGGCCAAGCTCGCCTATGCCCACGACTTTATTATGGATTTGCCTGTGGGCTATAACAGTCGGGTCGGTGAACGGGGAGCAGCCCTTTCGGGAGGACAACGTCAACGGATTGCCATTGCCAGGGTCATTCTCCAAGACCCGAGGCTATTAATTTTAGATGAAGCCACCAGTGCCTTAGACTACTTGGCGGAACATACGGTCTTTACAAATCTGCGTCAAACCTTTGGGGATCGGACAGTCTTTTTCGTGACCCATCGGCTGCGGAGTTTAGTCGGGGCGGATCGAATTGTGATGATGGATCAAGGCACGGTGGTCGAGCAAGGAACCCATGCCGAATTAATGGATTTACGGGGTCAATACTATTGTCTTTACCAACAACAGGAAGCCGCTGCGGTATAA
- a CDS encoding NAD(P)H-quinone oxidoreductase subunit N, with the protein MGLLLAGNQFVRDLDQAGALAMYVPPEGGFEGRYQRRLRTAGYPTLHLSAPGLGDLSAYLTQVHGIRPAHTGKENIRVYFRPPLVTYHLENLPPQAKGLALWLIDGKKLSRQELAYLSLLTQQEPRLKIVVEVGGAREVKWQPLSTIAQAA; encoded by the coding sequence ATGGGCTTATTGTTAGCAGGTAATCAGTTTGTCCGAGATCTAGACCAGGCTGGTGCGTTGGCCATGTATGTTCCCCCAGAAGGTGGGTTTGAAGGACGTTACCAACGCCGATTGCGGACTGCTGGCTACCCAACTCTGCATTTGTCAGCCCCAGGCCTGGGAGATTTATCTGCCTATCTTACCCAAGTTCATGGCATCCGTCCGGCCCATACAGGGAAAGAAAATATTCGGGTCTATTTCCGTCCTCCCCTGGTCACCTATCACCTAGAAAACTTACCTCCCCAGGCCAAGGGACTTGCGCTCTGGTTAATTGATGGCAAAAAGCTATCTCGCCAAGAACTTGCTTACCTGTCATTGCTAACTCAGCAAGAACCCCGGTTGAAAATCGTTGTTGAAGTTGGTGGGGCCCGGGAAGTGAAATGGCAACCCTTGAGTACCATTGCCCAAGCGGCTTAA
- a CDS encoding peptidylprolyl isomerase: MSQTIQIGVTSISGDELIHYLTRYQLLPQFLEEFTIDQALQDITLTPEEAQHSLNHFRQNQQITTPELEEQYCQRYRISPEQFQQRAYQLGKIEKYKQATWGRGIDQEFMQTKQQYDRFVYSLLRTNNPELAQELYFRIKEGETNFADVARQYSQGAEQESGGLVGPVEARTLHPQLVQMLASSPLGKILPPTRLGDWVVIVRPEKVIPAQLDEGMRQRLLQQCWQRWLQAQTQALTVNISAPVTP, encoded by the coding sequence ATGAGTCAAACTATCCAGATCGGTGTAACCTCGATTTCTGGTGATGAACTGATCCATTATCTAACTCGGTATCAATTGCTCCCCCAATTTCTGGAAGAATTCACCATTGACCAGGCCCTCCAGGACATTACCCTCACACCCGAAGAAGCCCAGCATTCCCTCAATCACTTTCGCCAAAATCAACAAATTACGACCCCAGAACTAGAAGAACAGTATTGTCAACGCTATCGAATCTCCCCAGAGCAGTTTCAGCAGCGGGCCTACCAACTGGGCAAAATTGAAAAATATAAGCAAGCAACTTGGGGGCGGGGAATTGATCAAGAATTTATGCAGACCAAGCAACAGTATGACCGGTTTGTTTACTCACTCTTAAGAACTAATAATCCAGAACTAGCTCAGGAACTCTATTTTCGGATTAAGGAAGGGGAAACCAACTTTGCGGATGTGGCCCGTCAGTATTCCCAGGGAGCAGAACAGGAGTCTGGTGGTTTAGTCGGGCCGGTAGAAGCCAGAACCTTACATCCCCAATTAGTCCAAATGTTAGCCTCCTCGCCCTTAGGTAAAATCTTGCCACCCACACGTCTAGGAGACTGGGTTGTGATTGTCCGTCCTGAGAAAGTTATTCCGGCCCAACTGGACGAGGGAATGCGGCAACGGCTACTGCAACAATGCTGGCAACGCTGGCTCCAAGCCCAGACCCAGGCCCTAACGGTAAATATCTCGGCCCCAGTCACCCCATGA
- a CDS encoding HlyD family efflux transporter periplasmic adaptor subunit, producing the protein MTDLPSLPPSPKSNPPLSPTFDRPVILQQAPTWSRAIVWGIVGVSGSLLLWASFFQIEEAVPAMGQLEPEGVVKDISSPSSGILSNIYVRNGQQVTAGEPLFQLDPATSESELAAQLSLRQALQQENQFYQQQLTGSNTQAPATIPATMRLLAQNRQALLAENQLFRSQLVGNTQGVTLTDEQRLRWDSNQEEARSRIATVRLQIDQLQKQLTQAQGQLKSQQQILKVNQDILADLEPVAKEGAIARVQYLRQVQEVQRGLAEVDRFQQDVNRLQVAIAEAKEKLKNTTVTVTRDLYGAISENDKRIAEIDTQFSRTIVENNKKLAEILAKVKQLQTGLNYQTVRAPVTGTVFDLQAHSPGFVVTPDKPMLKVVPKDALVAEVYITNRDIGFVNSGMRADVRIDSFPFSEFGDIKGELIGIAADALPPTPERNFYSFPARIKLDQQYLKINDKQIPLQSGMAVSANIKIRKRTVMSLITDLFTREVESLNHLR; encoded by the coding sequence ATGACTGATTTGCCCTCCTTACCTCCATCACCTAAGTCTAATCCGCCCTTATCTCCCACCTTTGACCGGCCGGTAATTTTGCAGCAGGCCCCCACTTGGTCACGGGCTATTGTTTGGGGCATTGTTGGGGTGAGTGGGAGTTTATTGCTTTGGGCGAGTTTCTTCCAAATTGAGGAGGCAGTTCCAGCGATGGGGCAACTTGAACCCGAGGGGGTTGTTAAGGATATTTCCTCTCCCAGTAGTGGTATTTTGAGCAATATTTATGTCCGCAATGGCCAGCAAGTCACAGCCGGAGAACCTCTGTTTCAGTTAGATCCCGCCACATCAGAATCGGAGTTGGCGGCCCAGTTAAGTTTGCGCCAGGCCCTGCAACAGGAAAATCAGTTTTATCAACAACAACTTACCGGAAGTAACACCCAGGCCCCAGCCACCATTCCCGCCACGATGCGTCTTCTCGCCCAAAATCGTCAGGCCCTGCTGGCAGAAAATCAACTTTTTCGGTCTCAATTAGTCGGGAATACTCAGGGAGTCACCTTAACGGACGAACAGCGATTACGTTGGGACTCTAACCAAGAAGAGGCTCGTTCCCGAATTGCGACAGTCCGTTTACAAATTGATCAACTCCAAAAACAACTGACCCAGGCCCAGGGACAACTGAAAAGCCAGCAACAAATTCTCAAGGTGAATCAGGACATTTTGGCCGACCTAGAACCCGTCGCGAAGGAAGGTGCTATTGCCCGTGTTCAATATTTACGCCAAGTTCAGGAGGTGCAACGGGGCCTGGCGGAAGTGGATCGGTTTCAGCAGGATGTGAATCGGTTGCAAGTAGCCATTGCCGAAGCCAAAGAGAAACTGAAAAATACGACGGTGACGGTGACGCGAGACCTGTATGGAGCCATTTCTGAAAACGACAAACGGATCGCCGAAATTGATACCCAGTTTAGTCGGACGATTGTAGAAAATAATAAAAAGCTGGCGGAAATTCTGGCCAAGGTCAAACAACTCCAAACAGGCTTAAATTATCAAACGGTACGCGCGCCTGTAACTGGAACCGTCTTTGATCTCCAGGCCCATTCCCCCGGATTTGTAGTGACACCGGATAAGCCGATGCTCAAGGTTGTTCCCAAAGATGCCCTGGTGGCTGAGGTTTATATTACAAATCGGGACATTGGCTTTGTCAATTCAGGTATGCGGGCAGATGTGCGGATCGATTCCTTTCCCTTCAGTGAGTTTGGTGATATCAAGGGGGAGTTGATTGGGATTGCGGCCGATGCCCTCCCCCCGACCCCAGAGCGAAATTTTTATAGCTTTCCGGCCCGGATCAAGTTGGATCAGCAATATTTGAAAATTAACGATAAACAGATTCCCTTGCAGTCGGGGATGGCGGTGAGTGCCAATATCAAAATTCGTAAACGCACGGTGATGAGCCTGATTACGGACTTGTTTACGCGGGAAGTCGAAAGCTTAAACCATTTACGTTAA
- the purF gene encoding amidophosphoribosyltransferase yields MSESTLVSDSSQMNPVVDCDTCGHHLLESPDKPEEACGVFGIYGPGLEVAKLTYFGLYALQHRGQESAGIATFTGADVHLHKDMGLVSQVFDESTLQHMGGTLAVGHTRYSTTGSSRIVNAQPVLVPTALGPLALAHNGNLVNTQALRQTVAAQMPSQASLISTTDSEVMAWAIANQVNAGLDWIDASVNAMRQFQGAFSLVIGTPNGLMGVRDSHGVRPLVIGILAGENSGQSYYVLASETCALDIIGAEFVRDVQPGELVWIDDQGLKSHIWSPPEHKLCIFEMIYFARPDSLMEGHTLYSYRQRLGQQLGRESAIPADLVIAVPDSGVPAAIGYSQATGVPYAEGLIKNRYVGRTFIQPTQAMREAGIRMKLNPLKDVLEGKRIVIVDDSIVRGTTSRKIVRALREAGAKEVHMRISSPPVTHPCFYGIDTDNQDQLIAATKTIAEIAAQIGVDSLSYLTWAGMIAATQAQQGSQFCSACFTGDYPITIPDPVKRSKLVLEKSLAN; encoded by the coding sequence ATGTCTGAATCCACCCTTGTCTCTGACTCCAGTCAGATGAACCCTGTTGTTGACTGTGATACTTGTGGCCACCACCTGCTTGAGTCCCCTGACAAACCGGAAGAGGCTTGTGGGGTTTTTGGGATTTATGGCCCAGGCCTGGAAGTGGCTAAACTCACCTATTTTGGCCTGTATGCCCTCCAACACCGCGGCCAAGAATCTGCGGGAATTGCTACTTTTACCGGCGCCGATGTTCACCTCCATAAAGATATGGGCCTGGTCTCCCAAGTCTTTGATGAATCGACTCTCCAACACATGGGCGGTACCTTAGCCGTTGGCCATACCCGCTATTCCACAACCGGGTCTAGTCGGATTGTTAACGCCCAACCTGTCCTGGTTCCCACCGCCCTCGGCCCCCTGGCACTCGCCCATAACGGCAATCTGGTAAATACCCAGGCCCTGCGTCAAACCGTCGCGGCCCAAATGCCTAGCCAGGCCAGCTTGATTAGTACGACCGATTCGGAAGTTATGGCCTGGGCCATTGCCAATCAAGTCAATGCTGGCCTGGATTGGATTGATGCCAGTGTCAATGCCATGCGCCAGTTTCAGGGGGCGTTTAGTTTAGTCATCGGGACACCCAACGGCCTGATGGGCGTGCGGGATAGTCATGGCGTGCGGCCCTTGGTGATTGGCATTTTAGCAGGGGAAAATTCAGGTCAGTCCTATTATGTGCTGGCCTCAGAAACCTGTGCCCTGGATATCATCGGAGCTGAATTTGTCCGAGATGTCCAACCGGGGGAACTGGTTTGGATTGATGACCAGGGCCTGAAGTCCCACATCTGGAGTCCACCAGAGCATAAACTTTGCATTTTCGAGATGATTTATTTTGCTCGCCCGGATAGCCTTATGGAAGGTCATACCCTCTACAGTTATCGCCAACGCCTAGGGCAACAATTGGGGCGAGAGTCAGCCATACCCGCAGATTTAGTCATTGCTGTTCCCGATTCAGGGGTTCCGGCCGCCATTGGATATTCCCAGGCCACGGGAGTTCCCTATGCAGAAGGGCTGATCAAAAATCGTTATGTCGGCCGCACCTTCATTCAACCCACCCAGGCCATGCGGGAAGCGGGGATTCGGATGAAGCTTAACCCCTTAAAGGATGTTTTGGAAGGCAAACGCATTGTGATTGTGGATGATTCGATTGTCCGAGGAACGACGAGCCGCAAAATTGTCCGCGCCCTACGGGAAGCCGGAGCCAAGGAAGTTCATATGCGGATTTCTTCGCCTCCCGTCACTCACCCCTGTTTCTATGGCATTGATACCGATAACCAGGATCAACTGATTGCGGCAACTAAAACCATTGCGGAAATTGCGGCTCAAATCGGGGTAGATTCCTTAAGTTACCTAACTTGGGCGGGGATGATTGCGGCCACTCAAGCTCAGCAGGGGAGTCAATTTTGTTCGGCCTGTTTTACGGGGGACTATCCAATTACGATTCCGGATCCGGTGAAACGCTCCAAACTGGTACTAGAAAAGTCGCTCGCTAATTAA